One Paraburkholderia kururiensis DNA window includes the following coding sequences:
- a CDS encoding GNAT family N-acetyltransferase, whose protein sequence is MHADRSATPAPLTPITLTLRTATSADAPLIAAMHAASWQATYRGLLPDEFLDTEVGNDRAAYWRARLEAPGGERRLVQIAERAPHEPVGFMCVERQIGSPWGVLLDNLHAMPAWQGMGAGKLMMRAAKDWAREQGEMQLYLYVLKGNAPAIAFYESQGWQYSGAEPDRMGGIDITALRYVYRLDAQR, encoded by the coding sequence ATGCACGCCGACCGCTCCGCCACACCCGCCCCGCTTACCCCGATCACGTTGACCCTGCGCACCGCGACGTCCGCCGACGCCCCGCTCATCGCCGCCATGCACGCGGCGAGCTGGCAAGCCACCTATCGCGGGCTGCTGCCTGACGAGTTCCTCGATACCGAAGTAGGCAATGACCGTGCAGCCTACTGGCGCGCAAGACTCGAAGCGCCCGGCGGCGAGCGCCGGCTCGTGCAGATCGCGGAACGCGCCCCGCACGAGCCGGTGGGCTTCATGTGCGTCGAACGGCAGATCGGCTCGCCGTGGGGCGTGCTGCTCGATAACCTTCACGCGATGCCGGCATGGCAGGGCATGGGCGCCGGCAAGCTGATGATGCGCGCGGCGAAAGACTGGGCACGCGAACAGGGCGAGATGCAGCTGTATCTGTACGTGCTGAAGGGGAATGCCCCGGCCATCGCGTTCTACGAAAGCCAGGGCTGGCAATACTCGGGCGCCGAACCGGACAGGATGGGCGGCATCGACATCACCGCGCTGCGCTACGTGTACCGGCTGGACGCGCAACGCTGA
- a CDS encoding gamma-glutamyl-gamma-aminobutyrate hydrolase family protein — MSENNPPSTGLAGSPSASSTELPGLSNTASAPTAAAGRPTPPQEAPGKDASAAERASTDAPSSASTVTTTEQKAPQGAAERATAQAEAAEAQAAQAEVARASSSSGGASAAAASSAPSGEASASRPGTAPAGFGQAPDFTAQNPPPPNALPPGTPRYLHQNDSAWSVFGRIIAARARQIFDRAGQRITQRTLRIGVSARIFHPEPGAVGLRGKTLQYLEESIAHWVMSRDVLVFMIPTVGHQGMLHPSNIRLRDYAKHLDGLLLQGGADVSPQTYADGAARPEWPGDRVRDMYELELLHEFVESGKPVLGVCRGCQLINVAFGGTLYQDIATDVPTAGVHVSEHYDQHRHAIHFPEGSTLSHMFPGRREAIVNSIHHQAVKTLGRDLNVEAVSAGDGLIEAVRYRRAPFVVGVQWHPEFHRAGGPELLDCTPLLDTFLRVARETRF; from the coding sequence ATGAGCGAAAACAATCCCCCCTCCACCGGTCTTGCCGGTTCCCCTTCCGCTTCTTCCACCGAACTTCCTGGTTTGTCGAACACGGCGAGCGCGCCGACCGCGGCCGCTGGGCGTCCAACGCCGCCGCAAGAGGCGCCGGGCAAAGATGCCTCCGCGGCGGAGCGTGCGTCCACCGACGCGCCCTCCAGCGCCTCCACCGTGACCACCACGGAGCAGAAGGCGCCGCAAGGCGCAGCGGAGCGGGCCACCGCGCAGGCGGAAGCGGCCGAGGCGCAAGCGGCGCAGGCCGAAGTTGCACGGGCCTCGTCGTCTTCCGGCGGTGCGTCTGCGGCCGCGGCTTCGTCGGCCCCATCGGGCGAGGCATCGGCCTCGCGCCCCGGCACCGCGCCCGCCGGCTTCGGCCAGGCGCCCGACTTCACGGCGCAGAATCCGCCTCCACCCAACGCGTTACCGCCCGGCACGCCGCGCTATCTGCATCAGAACGATTCGGCATGGTCGGTGTTCGGGCGCATCATCGCGGCCCGCGCGCGGCAGATTTTCGATCGCGCCGGGCAGCGCATCACGCAGCGCACGCTGCGCATCGGCGTGTCGGCGCGCATCTTCCATCCCGAGCCGGGTGCGGTCGGTCTGCGCGGCAAGACGCTGCAGTATCTGGAGGAATCCATCGCGCACTGGGTGATGTCGCGCGACGTGCTGGTGTTCATGATCCCGACGGTGGGGCATCAGGGCATGCTGCATCCGAGCAACATCCGTCTGCGCGATTACGCGAAGCATCTCGACGGGCTGCTGTTGCAGGGCGGCGCGGACGTCTCGCCGCAAACCTATGCCGACGGCGCGGCGCGCCCCGAATGGCCCGGCGACCGCGTGCGCGACATGTACGAGCTGGAGCTGCTGCACGAGTTCGTCGAGTCGGGCAAGCCGGTGCTGGGCGTATGCCGCGGCTGCCAGCTGATCAACGTCGCCTTCGGCGGCACGCTCTACCAGGACATCGCGACCGACGTGCCCACCGCCGGCGTCCACGTAAGCGAGCATTACGACCAGCATCGCCACGCGATCCACTTTCCCGAAGGCTCCACGCTCTCGCACATGTTCCCGGGGCGGCGCGAGGCCATCGTCAACTCGATCCACCATCAGGCCGTGAAGACGCTGGGCCGCGACCTGAACGTGGAGGCAGTCTCCGCGGGCGATGGGCTGATCGAAGCCGTGCGCTACCGGCGTGCGCCGTTCGTGGTGGGCGTGCAGTGGCACCCCGAGTTTCACCGCGCGGGCGGCCCGGAACTGCTCGACTGCACGCCGCTGCTCGATACCTTCCTGCGGGTGGCGCGCGAAACGCGCTTCTAG